Sequence from the Calidithermus timidus DSM 17022 genome:
AGGTGATGGAGGCCAGCTTCCCCCACTGGCGGCGCTACTTCCGCGCCAAGGCCAGGGCCTTGGGGAAGGCGAGCTTAGACTGGTGGGACCTCTTTGCCCCGGTGGGCAAGGGCCATAGCCGCTGGAGCTGGGAGGCGGGCCGCGACTTCATCATCGAGCACCTGGCCTCCTTCTCCCCCGCCGACGCCGAGGTGGCCCGGCGCATGTACGCCGAGGGTCGCATCGACGCCGAGCCGCGCAAGGGCAAGCAGGTGGGGGCCTACTGCGCCCACTTTGGCGGCGGCGAGAGCCTGATCTTCACCAACTACGAGGAGAGCTTCGGCGGGGTGGGCACCATGGCCCACGAGCTCGGCCACGCCTACCACAACCACTGCCTGCGCTCCAAGCCTCCCCTGCTCGCGCGCGGCCCCATGACCCTGGCCGAGACCGCCAGCATCATGAACGAGACCATCGTCACCGAGGCCGCCTTGCGCAAGGCGAGCGCAGACGAGCAGGTCACGCTGCTCGAGGGCAACCTCCAGGACGCCGCCCAGGTGATCGTGGACATCCACTCCCGCTTCCTCTTCGAGCGCGCGGTCTTCGAGCGGCGTAAGGAGCGCGAGCTGTCGGCCAGCGAGTTCTGCGCGCTGATGCTCGAGGCCCAGCAGGCCACCTACGGCGACGGCCTGGCGAGCTACCACCCCTACATGTGGGCCGTGAAGGGCCACTACTACGGCATCGACTTCTACAACTACCCCTACGCCTTCGGCCTGCTCTTTGGGTTAGCCCTCTACAGCAAGCAGCTCGAGCTCGGCCCCGACTTCTTGCCCCAGTACGAGGACCTGCTGGCCTCGGTCGGGGTCTATCCGGCCAGGGAACTCGCCGCCCGCTTCGGCTTCGACCTCGAGGATCCCGCCTTCTGGCAGGGGGGAATGGACGTGCTGATCGAGCGCATCGGGCGCTTCGAGCGGCTCGTGGGGTAACCAGCGGCCTAAGGCCCCGCGTCTCCGCCCACCCTATAATGGAGAGCGGTGACTTATGGCAGGCCATAGCAAGTGGGCTCAGATCAAGCGGAAGAAAGCCGCCAACGACCTCAAACGCGGCAAAGTAATCAGCAAGTACCTGCGGGCCATCGCGGCGGCGGCCAGGGCCGGGGGTAGCGCCGATCCGGCGGCCAATGCCCAGCTTCGCAACCTCATCGAAGCGGCCAAAATGGACGACGTACCCAACGACAACATCGAGCGCCTACTCAAGCGCTTACAGGGCGGCGAGGAGGAGGGGTCCAACTACGAAGAGGTGGTGTACGAGGGCTACGCGCCGGGCGGGGTGGCGGTGCTGGTGTACGCCCTCACCGACAACCGCAACCGCACCGCCAGCGAGGTGCGCCACGTCTTCAGCAAGCACGGGGGCAGCCTGGGGGCCAGCGGAGCGGTGGCCTGGCAGTTCGAGCGCCGGGGCTATATCTGGCTCGAGCCCAATACCGAAGCCGCGCAGGAGGCCGCCATCGAACTGGGGGCTTTGGACTTGCAGGAGAGCGAGGAGGGATTGGAGGTCTACACCGATCCCCAGGAGGTCTACACCATCGCCAGTGGGCTCAAGGAGCGGGGCTTCAAGCCGGAGGATGTGCAGATCACCATGGTTCCGCAGAACACCATGGCGCTGGCTCAGGAAGACGCCGAGAAGGTGCTGCGCATGATCGAAGCGCTCGAAGACCTCGACGACACCCAGAACGTCTACTCCAACCTCAACCTCGAGAACGTCACGGTCGAAGCCTGACCTACAACCGCCCTCCCTGGCCAGCTTCGAGTGTGCCAGGGAGGTGGTTGTTTTGCTTCCTGCTTTCCCCCGGGTGCAGCTCGTGGATGACGATTTCGGCCTTGGCCCGGAAGCGGATGGGCACCGTGGAAACACCCAGGCCCCGCGAGACGAAGCCTTTCACCGGACTTTCAAACCAGCCCTCCGCGAAGCGCTTGCCATACCTCGAGGAGGTGCTGACGGGCCCGATGATGGGCAGCTTGATCTGCCCGCCGTGGGTGTGCCCCACCAGCGTCAGGCCCACCTTCGCGGGTATCTCGAAGAAGTAATCGGGATTGTGGCACAGCAGTAACACTGCCCCCCCAACGTGTTCCCGTAGGGCTCGCTCAACGTCGGGCTGGCCGTGCCAGAGGTCGTCCACTCCGGCCAGGTAAAGGTCATTGCGCACCTGAACCCCGGCGTTGTTGAGCAGTCGCACCCCGGCCTGCTCGAGCCACCCCTGGAGGTCGGAGAGATCGCGGGACTTGTAGCGCCGCAGCCGGTAGTCGTGATTGCCCCACACCGCCCAGGTGCCCAGTGGGGCTCTCAGCCCGGCCAGCTCAGCCACGGCGGGCCGGATCCACTCGGCGCGGTGGGTGTCGGTGAGGTCGCCGCTGATGACGATCAGATCGGGTTGGTGCGCCACGGTGGTCTCGACCCAGCGCCTGACGATCCTCGAGTCGATGTAGTAGCCGATGTGCAGGTCGGAGAGGTGGGCCACCCGCACCGGGCGCTCGAGGCCCGGAAGGGGCTGGGTATAACGGTTGACCTCGTGAGCGGCGAGCCAGGGAAAGCGCATGGAGATCGTGCTACTCAGGCCGTACGTCCTACTTCTTATGCTTCTTCCTCTCCTCGCGCTCGAGCTTGCGGCGCTCGGCCCGGCTCAGGCCCGAGGTGTTGGGGTTGTGGGCGGGCTTCTCGCGGCGGACGGTGAAGGGGTCGGGCTGGGGCTGGCCGAAGACGCTGGGGGCGGGGCTGGCCTCCACCACGGGAGCTGGGATGGCCTGCTGCCGGGGGGTGGGCTCGAGTTCGACCTTGAGGCGGAAGAGGAACTTGGTGACCTCGCTCTTGATGGTGGCGATCATCTCGTTGAAGAGCTTGGTGGCTTCAAACTTGTACTCCTGGAAGGGGTCTTTCTGACCGTAGCCGCGCAACCCGATGCCCTGGCGCAGCACGTCGAGGTTGTGCAGGTGCTCCTTCCAGAAGTTGTCCACCACCTGCAAAATCACGAAGCGCTCCACCGCCCGCATGATCTGGGGCGAGAGCTCGGCCTCGCGCCTGGCGTACTCGGCAAGTGCCGCCTCGATGAGCTTTTCCACGCCTTCGTCGGCCTTGAGCGAGCGCAGCGACTCGTAGTCGTAGTGCTCGAGGCCCGGCACGAAATCGGTCATGGCGCCCTTGAGGGCGCTGAGGTCCCAGTCCTCGGGATGTACCTGGGGGTTGAGGTGCAGTTCAGCCGCCGCCGCCACGCTGTCTTCGATCATGGCCTGGGCCGCTTCACGCACCTCCTCGTCCTTGCCCAGGAGGATGGTGCGACGCTGGGCGTAGACCACCTCGCGCTGGCGGGCCATCACGTCGTCGAACTGCAGCAGCTGCTTGCGAATGCCGAAGTTGCGGTCCTCCACACGCTTCTGGGCCCGCTCGATGGAGGCAGTGACCATGTTGTTGACGATGGGCTCGCTGTCGTCAAAGCCCATGCGGTCGAGCATGGCGATGATGCGCTCGGAGGCGAACAGGCGCATGAGGTCGTCGTCGAAGGAGACGTAGAAGCGCGAGGAGCCGGGGTCACCCTGGCGGCCCGCGCGCCCCCGCAACTGGTTGTCGATGCGGCGCGACTCGTGGCGCTCGGTGCCGATGATGTGCAAGCCGCCCAGTTCCTTCACCCTCACCTCGTCGGCGGCACAGGTGTCGCGCAGGCGGCGGATCTCCTCCATGATCTCGGGGCGCACGCCGAGCTCGGAGCCCAACCGCCGGGCTTCGTCTTCCTCACCTTGAACCAGCTTCTTGATGAAGAGCTCGACCTTCCACTCGTAGCGGTCGAAGCCTTCCTTTTGCAGCAGGGCCGCCGCCAGGTACTCGGCGTTACCGCCGAGCTTGATGTCGGTACCGCGCCCGGCCATGTTGGTCGAGATGGTCACGGTCTTGCTGCGCCCGGCCTGGGCCACGATCTCCGATTCGCGTTCGTGGTACTTGGCGTTCAAAACCTGGTGCGGGATGCCCTTGCGGATGAGCTCGAGGGTGTGCACCGAGCGCTTGAGCGCCTCCCAGGCGGTGCGGAGGTTGCCCTTGGGGGGGATGGCCGGGTCGTAGGGCTCGAGGTCGGCCTCCTTGAGCTGGGCCGGGCGGGCCAGGAGGCTCTTGATCTGCTCCCACTGCCCCCCGCTCTGCTTCTCGGCGGCCTTGAGGAAGAGCTGAGTGCGGAACTCGAGCTGGGCCAGGTAGTGGCGCGGCTCCTTGAGCATCGCCGACAGGCGCTCGGACTTCTCGACGGAGATGGTGCCCACCAACACCGGCTGACCCTTCTCGTACTTCTCGGCGATCTCCTCGACCACGGCGAAGAACTTGCCCCGCTCGGAGCGGTAGACCACGTCGGGGTTGTCCTCGCGAATGACCTTCTTATTGGTGGGGATGGTACGCACGTCCATCCCGTAGATCTCCTGGAACTCCTTCTCCTCGGTCTTGGCAGTGCCGGTCATGCCCGCGACCTTTTCGTAGAGGCGGAAGAAGTTCTGGTAGGTGATGGTGGCCAGCGTCTGGTTCTCGCGCTCGATCTTGACGCCCTCTTTGGCCTCAATGGCCTGGTGCAGCCCCTCGCCATAGCGCCGTCCGGGCATCAGGCGACCGGTGAACTCATCGACGATGATCACCTGGCCGTCCTGGATGATGTAGTCGCGGTCAACGTGGTAAAGCTCCTTGGCCCGCAGCGCCTGGGTGAGCATGTGGGCCTTCTCCATGTTCTCGGTGTTGAACAGCCCCTCCACACCCAGCAGCTTCTCGGCCTTGGCGATGCCCTGCACGGTGAGGTGTACCGACTTTTGCTTCTCGTCGATGGTGTAGTCGCCGGTGGGCTCCTTGCGCACACCGGGCTCGGCCTTCTCACCGCGCTCGAGCTTCTTGGCGATCTCGGCCATGCGGTAGTAGAGGTCGGTGGCCTTCTCGGCGGGACCGCTGATGATGAGCGGGGTACGGGCCTCGTCGATGAGGATGGAGTCTACCTCGTCGATGATGGCGTAGTGCAGCGGGGTGTCGTGGCGCAGCACCAAGAACTCAGGCTGCACGACCATGTTGTCGCGCAGGTAGTCGAAGCCCAGCTCCGAGTTGGTCACGTAGGTCACGTCGGAGCGGTAGGCCGCCTGGCGCTGCTCGGGGGTAGAGTTGTGCTGGATGATGCCCACGCTGAGGCCCAGGCCACGGTACACCGGCCCCATCCACTCCGCGTCGCGGCGGGCCAGGTAGTCGTTGACCGTGACCAGGTGCACGCCCTTGCCGGCGATGGCGTTGAGCGCGACCGCGAGGGTAGCCACCAGGGTCTTGCCCTCGCCCGTGCGCATCTCCGCAATCTTGCCCTCGTGCAACGCGGCCCCACCGATAAGCTGCACGTCATAGTGGCGTAGTCCCAGATAGCGTCGGCTGGATTCGCGGGTCAGGGCGAAGGCCATCGGGAGCAAGTCCTCGAGGGATTCCCCGTTCTCATAGCGCTGGCGCAGCTCGGCATAGGCCGCGGCCAGGTCTTCGATCTTCTGCACCTCGGGCTCGAGGGCGTTGACCGGCGCGACCACGGTTTTCCAGTAACGAGCGATATGCCGCTCGTTGTTGTCGAAGAGCTTATTGATGAGGCCCAACATAACCGTTCACGATTCTAACCCGGCAAGATGAGGATTTGGGTGGCCTCGAGCCGTCGGCATCATCACGCCAGCGGCAAATATGCGGCCGCCGGCAGGCTCAGGGCGTCCCCCCGGCCATCCCAGCGCCGCCAGGCGGCCAGGGCGATCATGGCGCCGTTGTCGGTGGCCATGCCCCTAGGCGGGAACAGGAGCTTCAGGCCCGCGTGCTCGAGCCGCTCCCGCAAAGCCCGGTTCTGCGCCACTCCCCCCGTGACCAGCAGGGTCTGGAGGCCGGTGTCCCGCGCTGCGCGCAGCACCACCGCAGCCAGGTGCTCGACCACGACCCGCTGGAAGCCGGCGGCGATGTCGGCCCTGTCGAAGCCCTTCTCGGCGGCCCGCAACGCGGCGGTTTTGAGCCCCGAGAAGCTGAAGGCGTACTGACTGTGCCCTTGCAACGGCACGCTGAAGGGCACCGCCTCGGGATCACCCTGAGCCGCCAATTTCTCGATCTCCGGCCCACCGGGGTAGCCCAACCCCAGCAGGCGGGCCACCTTGTCGAAGGCCTCCCCGGCGGCGTCGTCCATGGTGGCGCCCAGCAGCTCGTACTGGCCCCAGGCCGTGACGCGAAAGAGGTGGCTGTGTCCACCCGAGGCGATGAGGGCCAAGAAGGGCGGCTCGACCTCAGGATGCTCGGCCAGCGCGGCGTAGAGGTGGCCCTCGAGGTGGTGCACCCCTACGAAGGGTCTCTTCAGCGCCAGGGCCAGCCCCTTGGCGTAGGTATAGCCCACCAGCAGGGCACCGATCAGACCGGGGCCTCGGGTGGCCGCGATCAGATCGAGGTCCCGGAGGCCAATCCCCGCCTCGGTCAGGGCTTGCTCGAGCAGCCCGTCGATGACCTGGGTGTGCTCCCTCGAGGCCAGCTCCGGCACCACCCCACCATACTGCTGGTGCAGCAGGGTCTGCGAAGCCACCTTATTGGCCACGACCCGCCCGTCGCGCACCAGACCCACACCGGTGTCGTCACAGGAGGTGTCTATGCCCAGGACCAGCATCCCCTAGAGGATTGTGGGGGCTTGGCAGGTCGGGGTCAAGGGGCACAGGCTCGCGAGTATACCCTCGAGTTCCTGCAAGGTGCTAGCCCGCTTGAGCACGGAGTGAAGCTCGGGTCTCGAGGGAAAGTAGCGGGGCAACACCTTGCGCATCTGGCGTATCCCGGAGTGTTCCCCGTACCACTGCACGTTGAGCTGGGCGTGGCGCAGGGCTGTTTGAGCACGCTCGCTCTCGGAGGGTGGGGACTTCCCAGCGATCTGGGCGAAGATCCAGGGGTTGCCCACCGCGCCCCGCCCAATCATCACCCCGGCTACGCCCAGCTTCAGGCGCTCGAAGTACTGCTCGGGGGTGGTCACGTCGCCGCTGCCGATGACCGGGACGCGCACCGCCTGAGCCACGCGGGCGATGGCCTCCCAATCAGCCTCGCCTGCGTAGCGCTGCTGGCTGGTACGTCCGTGAATGGTGATCAGGCTGACCCCGGCAGCCTCGAGCCCCTGGGCGATCTCGAGGCTGCGGTCGCAGTCCCAGCCCAACCGGATCTTGGCACTCACCGGCAGGCTGGTGCCCTGGCGCATGGCCCGCACCAGGTCAAAGGCCAGCTCCGGCGTCTGAAGTAGGCAGGCCCCACCTCGACCCGCCATTTTGGGTGCGGGACAGCCTATGTTGAGGTCCAGGGCTACCGGGGCGAATTCGGCCTCGGCCTTGGCTGCCGCATCGCGCAGCACGTCGGGATCGTGGCCGAAAAGCTGGAGCACCAACCGCTCCTCGCCGGGGTAGGGGGCACCCAGCTCGAGCGAGCGGCGCTCCCCAGCCAGGAAACCCCGTGCCAGCACCATCTCGCTCACCACCCAGCCCGCGCCGTGCTCGAGGGCTAGCTTGCGGAAGGGCGCATCGGTGTAGCCGGCCATGGGCGCGAGTACCGCCCGAGAGTCGCGTAGGGCGCGGCTGTAGAAATCGTCCTGAAGGGGCACAGTAAGCACAACCTAAACACTCTACCCAAATCCGGTCTACCCCCGATACCCCATCCACCGCTATAGTCCAGACATGTCGCGCCCCGCACTCACCCGGCTCGAGGCCTCCCTCTGTGGCGTGCTCTTCGGACAGGAGCGCGTGATTCGCGAGCTCCTGGCCACGGCGGTGGCCGGCGGCCACGCCCTGCTCGAGGGCCTCCCCGGTCTGGGCAAGACCCTGCTGGCCCGCTCGTTCGCCCAGGCCTCGGGCCTCTCCTACCGCCGCATCCAGTTCACCCCAGACCTACTGCCCGCCGACGTGACCGGCACCGAGGTGCTCGAGGACGGCCAGTTCGTCTTCCGCCCCGGGCCGCTCTTCGCCCAGGTGGTGCTGGCCGACGAGATCAACCGGGCCACCCCCAAGACCCAGTCGGCCTTGCTGGAGGCCATGCAGGAGCGTGGGGTGACGGTGGGCGGAGAGCGCCACGCTCTGCCCGAGCCCTTCATCGTGCTGGCTACGCAGAATCCACTCGAGCTCGAGGGCACCTACCCCTTACCCGAAGCCCAGCTTGACCGCTTCATGAGCAAGATTACAGTAGAAGCCCCACCCAGAACGGTCTGGCTGCGCATCCTGAGCGAGGAGCCCGCCCAGCCAGTGGCGGTGGAGGGTCTGGACCTGCTGCAAGCCCGCCAGGAGCTAGGCCAGGTCGTAGTAAGCCAGCCCGCCCTGGAGGCCATTGCCAACGCCGGACAGCTGACCCTCGAGGACAAGCGCCTGCGGATGCCGCTCTCCCCGCGTGGGGCCAAGGCCTGGCTGGCCCTGGCCCGCGCCCTGGCCTACCTGGCGGGCCGGGCTCACCTGGACTGGGAGGACCTGCGCCAGGCCATGCGCCCGGCCCTCTCGCACCGCCTGCTGCTGAGCGAGGAGGCCCAATTCGAAGGCGTCACCGTGGAGGCGGTGCTGCAAGACCTACTCCGCAGGACGATGCCGAGGTGAAAGTCCTACCTACGATGACCCGCTACCGCATCCGCACCCAGCCCACCCAGCCCTACGCGGGCGAGCGCACCCGGCCCCGCCCCGGAAGGGGCCTGGAGTTTTACGAGTTGCGTGGCTACACCCCTGGCGACGAGCCCCGCTTCATCGACTGGCGGGCTTACGGGCGCAGCGGGCGGCTGTACACCCGCGTCTTCCAGGTCGAGCTTCCCGCCCGCTTCACCTTCTTGCTCGACGGCTCGCCCAGCATGGCCCTCTTCGGCAAGGCCCCCTATGCCGAGCGTGTGCTGCACCTGCTGGCCGGGCTCTCCAGAGCCGAAGGAGCCTTCCTGTGGGGGCAGGGACGCTATCGGGGTGGGGCCAAGGCTGTGGCGGAGGGACCTAGAGTGGTCCTTGGGGTTCCCCGGCCCAAAGGGACAACCGTGCTGATCACCGACGGGCTCGACGAGCTGGACTGGGTGCGCCTGTTGAACAAGCTCAAGCACGTGGTCCTGGTGCAGGTGTTGGCCCCCGAGGAGCTCTCTCCCCAGCCCCAAGAGGCCCTACTCCACGACGTGGAGACCGAAGAGAGGCTCGAGATCGGCCCTGCCGAGGTCGCCGCCTACCAGAGCGCCCTCGAGGCCCACCTGCGCAAACTCAGGCTCACCGCCCGCAGGCTGGGGAGCTACGCCCTGCTGCGGGTGGGTGAGCCCATGGTGCCTGCGCTGCTGCGCCAGGGAGTCTTGGAAGAGCGCTAAATGCGCTCGAAGATGCCCTTCAGGCTGTTGACCAGCACCTCGAGCCGGAAGCGCTCCTCGTGCGAGTAGGGTAGGTCCAGGGTCTCGATCACGCCTCTGGCCCCCACGATACGCGGCAGGGAGAGGGAAACGCCGTATTCGGGGCTTCGGGCGCTGACGGTGAGCACGGTCTGGGCGTCGCGCAGGATGGCTTCCACCACCCGCGTAATGGCCGCCCCGACCCCATAGGAGATGGCTCCCTTACCCTCCACCACCCGCCGGTTGGAGCGCTGCACGCGGTCGGTGATCGCGGCCTGGTCACGGGTGGTCCAGGGCACCCCGCGCTGCTCGGCGAACTCGGTCACCGGCAGCCCTGCGACGTTGAGGTTCGACCACGCCACCAGCGCCGAGTCGCCCTCCTCCCCGACCACGTAGCCGTGGACGTGCTCGGGCGCAATTCCAAGGTGCGCCGCCACCGCCGCCCTGAGCTGCATGGTCTCGAGCACCGTCCCCACCCCCAACACCCGGCTGACCTCGCGCCCTTCTAGCAGGCGGTAGACGTACTCGGTCATGGGATCGACCGGCTGTGTCGCCACCAGGATTACCGCCTGGGGAGCGGCCTCGAGCAGCTGCGGCATCACCTCGCGGAAGATGAGGGTATTGCTGGCGATCAGCTCGGTACGGCTCAGACCCCCCTTCTGCCGCAACCCCGCTGCCAACAGCACCACATCGGCCCCCCGCACCTGGGCGTAGCTTCCGCTATAGACCCGCACCCCTCGGTTGAGCGTGGCCGCCGCGGCCACGTCGGCAGCCTGGGCTTGAGCTTTGTCCTGATCAACGTCCAGCAGGACGATTTCCTCGCACGACCCCCGTAGCGCCAGGGTGTGAGCGGTAGTAGCTCCGACCAACCCAGCGCCGATGATGGCAACTTTGCTCATGCTCACGCTCCTGTTTCCCAGTCTAACCAAGTCGGCAAGCCGTCCATCTGCGCTTACTCGAGCCATGGCCCACCAGAATCCCGTCCGGCAAGCCGCTTTTGAGGAGCACTCGCAGGTATGCCATGATACCGGATTCAAAAAGATAATCACCAAAACCAAAAACCTTCAGAGGCCATCTTTTTGAATCCTAGAGCACACCCCTCCCTGACGGTCGGCGAAGCAAGCGTATCCCTTCGGTCGGCCGCCCCGCCAAGGCGGGGCGGCGTTCCCATTCGGGAACGAACTGACCGAATCTGGTATGAGTTCTTGAAAGACAGCACCTGGCGCTACGAAGCCCTCGAGGGAAGCGACGTTCTCGAGCTACCCTGCCTCGAGCTCGGGGTGGGGCTCGAGGAGATTTGCCGGAGCGTCACTTGACCAACCCTTCGGCCTTCTTGACCGTAGCGATGAAGTCGCCATACTCCCAGACCTTCGGCAGGCTCGAGAGATGGCGCAGCAGTTCCTCAGGGCGTTTGACCGGGAGTTTTCCGACCCGGTCCCCCTCGAGCTGATCGCTCACGAGCACCAGAATCGGCTTTACTTCTACCCCCAGAATCTCCTTGAGCTTGTGTGACTGCCGCCAGGCCTGCTTGACCACCTCGTCCTGGCGTCTGCCCTTGTTGTACAACCCCTTCAGCGTCGCGATCACCTTGCCGCTGTAGTTCTTGACCTCCACGTTGAACACCCCGGCGGGTCCGATCACTAAATGGTCCACGTTCTCCCCACCCAAGTCCAGGTCGTGAAAGACGCGCCAGCCGGTGGGGAGTTGCTCGAGGATCCTGCCGACCGTGACCTCCCCGACGTAGCCCTTGCCTACGGCCCGGACGGCCTTGGCCATCTCTTTGCTGCTGAGTACCCGCAGGACGAGGAACAGGGCCACCAGCGGAGCCGCCGGGGCAAGGAAAGGCACGAGCACCCGGATGAGGAGGTATCCCCCGATCCCAACGACGAGGAGGATCACCGCTAAGGCAAGAAGCTTGTTGCGCAAAGTCTTTCCGGCTGTACCGTGCTTGATGGGCATGCCCCAAAATACAAAACCCCCGCGATTCTGCGGGGGCATTTGCCGCATCGAGGCTCAAGCCTTGGGCTGTGGGTAGCCTTCGGCTTCCAGCACCTTCTGGGCGATGCGGCGGCGCAGCTCCACGAGGTCGGTGGGTTCGTGCTTGGTCAGGCGGCGCACGGCGGAGGCCATCACCCGCATCTCATCGCCTTCGGCCAGGCGGGGCAGCACGCCGAGGGCGGCAGCCTGGGCGCGGTCCAAAGCCTGGTAGAGGTAGAGGGTGGTCATGTCGGCCCAGACCCCACCCCCTAAGCGGCGTGAGCGCAGCAGCATGGACTCGGCGGCGTAGATGTCGATGAGGATGTCGGCGGCGGTGGCCAGGATCTCCTGTTCCTCCTCGAGCTTGGTGGTGTACTTCAGGGCCGCCAGGCCGCTCGTCATCAGCACCAGCTTCTTGAGGTTTTCGATCTGGGCGAGCTCGAGGTCGTCGGGTTGGTCGAAGGAGGGCTCCAGGAGTTCCTTTTGCAGCTTTGTAGCCGCATCCACCAGCGGCAGCTCACCCTTCATGGCCCGCCTCAGCAGCATGCCAGGGATCAGCAGGCGGTTGATCTCGTTGGTGCCCTCGAAGATGCGGTTGATGCGGCTGTCGCGGTAAGCCCGCTCGATGGGGTACTCGGCGCTGTAGCCGTAGCCACCGTGGATCTGCACCCCCTCGTCCACGCAGTAGTCGAGCACCTCCGAGCCCAGCACCTTGATGATGCTGGCCTCGATG
This genomic interval carries:
- a CDS encoding M3 family oligoendopeptidase codes for the protein MHLTAQLPRWNLEPLFKGLQSPDFLEAYTRLEQQIAELEALFERYQIGARPMREDDPAAFAAIIEQLNAITLSQSRISTYLHALISTDSTNEEAQARYSLYRGLMVRLQKLRPRLTPWLAALEPEVVRAGEYRILIEEARVQAQHLMSEAEEVLAAELSLSGGSAFARLHSDVSSQITARVRGEELPISSVRLLAFDPNEATRKAAYEAELEAWRAHQVPLAAALNGWKGQQSTLNRKRGWADDLEPTLFANRITRRALEAMQEVMEASFPHWRRYFRAKARALGKASLDWWDLFAPVGKGHSRWSWEAGRDFIIEHLASFSPADAEVARRMYAEGRIDAEPRKGKQVGAYCAHFGGGESLIFTNYEESFGGVGTMAHELGHAYHNHCLRSKPPLLARGPMTLAETASIMNETIVTEAALRKASADEQVTLLEGNLQDAAQVIVDIHSRFLFERAVFERRKERELSASEFCALMLEAQQATYGDGLASYHPYMWAVKGHYYGIDFYNYPYAFGLLFGLALYSKQLELGPDFLPQYEDLLASVGVYPARELAARFGFDLEDPAFWQGGMDVLIERIGRFERLVG
- a CDS encoding YebC/PmpR family DNA-binding transcriptional regulator, which translates into the protein MAGHSKWAQIKRKKAANDLKRGKVISKYLRAIAAAARAGGSADPAANAQLRNLIEAAKMDDVPNDNIERLLKRLQGGEEEGSNYEEVVYEGYAPGGVAVLVYALTDNRNRTASEVRHVFSKHGGSLGASGAVAWQFERRGYIWLEPNTEAAQEAAIELGALDLQESEEGLEVYTDPQEVYTIASGLKERGFKPEDVQITMVPQNTMALAQEDAEKVLRMIEALEDLDDTQNVYSNLNLENVTVEA
- a CDS encoding metallophosphoesterase translates to MRFPWLAAHEVNRYTQPLPGLERPVRVAHLSDLHIGYYIDSRIVRRWVETTVAHQPDLIVISGDLTDTHRAEWIRPAVAELAGLRAPLGTWAVWGNHDYRLRRYKSRDLSDLQGWLEQAGVRLLNNAGVQVRNDLYLAGVDDLWHGQPDVERALREHVGGAVLLLCHNPDYFFEIPAKVGLTLVGHTHGGQIKLPIIGPVSTSSRYGKRFAEGWFESPVKGFVSRGLGVSTVPIRFRAKAEIVIHELHPGESRKQNNHLPGTLEAGQGGRL
- the secA gene encoding preprotein translocase subunit SecA, giving the protein MLGLINKLFDNNERHIARYWKTVVAPVNALEPEVQKIEDLAAAYAELRQRYENGESLEDLLPMAFALTRESSRRYLGLRHYDVQLIGGAALHEGKIAEMRTGEGKTLVATLAVALNAIAGKGVHLVTVNDYLARRDAEWMGPVYRGLGLSVGIIQHNSTPEQRQAAYRSDVTYVTNSELGFDYLRDNMVVQPEFLVLRHDTPLHYAIIDEVDSILIDEARTPLIISGPAEKATDLYYRMAEIAKKLERGEKAEPGVRKEPTGDYTIDEKQKSVHLTVQGIAKAEKLLGVEGLFNTENMEKAHMLTQALRAKELYHVDRDYIIQDGQVIIVDEFTGRLMPGRRYGEGLHQAIEAKEGVKIERENQTLATITYQNFFRLYEKVAGMTGTAKTEEKEFQEIYGMDVRTIPTNKKVIREDNPDVVYRSERGKFFAVVEEIAEKYEKGQPVLVGTISVEKSERLSAMLKEPRHYLAQLEFRTQLFLKAAEKQSGGQWEQIKSLLARPAQLKEADLEPYDPAIPPKGNLRTAWEALKRSVHTLELIRKGIPHQVLNAKYHERESEIVAQAGRSKTVTISTNMAGRGTDIKLGGNAEYLAAALLQKEGFDRYEWKVELFIKKLVQGEEDEARRLGSELGVRPEIMEEIRRLRDTCAADEVRVKELGGLHIIGTERHESRRIDNQLRGRAGRQGDPGSSRFYVSFDDDLMRLFASERIIAMLDRMGFDDSEPIVNNMVTASIERAQKRVEDRNFGIRKQLLQFDDVMARQREVVYAQRRTILLGKDEEVREAAQAMIEDSVAAAAELHLNPQVHPEDWDLSALKGAMTDFVPGLEHYDYESLRSLKADEGVEKLIEAALAEYARREAELSPQIMRAVERFVILQVVDNFWKEHLHNLDVLRQGIGLRGYGQKDPFQEYKFEATKLFNEMIATIKSEVTKFLFRLKVELEPTPRQQAIPAPVVEASPAPSVFGQPQPDPFTVRREKPAHNPNTSGLSRAERRKLEREERKKHKK
- the tsaD gene encoding tRNA (adenosine(37)-N6)-threonylcarbamoyltransferase complex transferase subunit TsaD — encoded protein: MLVLGIDTSCDDTGVGLVRDGRVVANKVASQTLLHQQYGGVVPELASREHTQVIDGLLEQALTEAGIGLRDLDLIAATRGPGLIGALLVGYTYAKGLALALKRPFVGVHHLEGHLYAALAEHPEVEPPFLALIASGGHSHLFRVTAWGQYELLGATMDDAAGEAFDKVARLLGLGYPGGPEIEKLAAQGDPEAVPFSVPLQGHSQYAFSFSGLKTAALRAAEKGFDRADIAAGFQRVVVEHLAAVVLRAARDTGLQTLLVTGGVAQNRALRERLEHAGLKLLFPPRGMATDNGAMIALAAWRRWDGRGDALSLPAAAYLPLA
- a CDS encoding tRNA dihydrouridine synthase; this encodes MLTVPLQDDFYSRALRDSRAVLAPMAGYTDAPFRKLALEHGAGWVVSEMVLARGFLAGERRSLELGAPYPGEERLVLQLFGHDPDVLRDAAAKAEAEFAPVALDLNIGCPAPKMAGRGGACLLQTPELAFDLVRAMRQGTSLPVSAKIRLGWDCDRSLEIAQGLEAAGVSLITIHGRTSQQRYAGEADWEAIARVAQAVRVPVIGSGDVTTPEQYFERLKLGVAGVMIGRGAVGNPWIFAQIAGKSPPSESERAQTALRHAQLNVQWYGEHSGIRQMRKVLPRYFPSRPELHSVLKRASTLQELEGILASLCPLTPTCQAPTIL
- a CDS encoding AAA family ATPase — protein: MSRPALTRLEASLCGVLFGQERVIRELLATAVAGGHALLEGLPGLGKTLLARSFAQASGLSYRRIQFTPDLLPADVTGTEVLEDGQFVFRPGPLFAQVVLADEINRATPKTQSALLEAMQERGVTVGGERHALPEPFIVLATQNPLELEGTYPLPEAQLDRFMSKITVEAPPRTVWLRILSEEPAQPVAVEGLDLLQARQELGQVVVSQPALEAIANAGQLTLEDKRLRMPLSPRGAKAWLALARALAYLAGRAHLDWEDLRQAMRPALSHRLLLSEEAQFEGVTVEAVLQDLLRRTMPR
- a CDS encoding DUF58 domain-containing protein codes for the protein MTRYRIRTQPTQPYAGERTRPRPGRGLEFYELRGYTPGDEPRFIDWRAYGRSGRLYTRVFQVELPARFTFLLDGSPSMALFGKAPYAERVLHLLAGLSRAEGAFLWGQGRYRGGAKAVAEGPRVVLGVPRPKGTTVLITDGLDELDWVRLLNKLKHVVLVQVLAPEELSPQPQEALLHDVETEERLEIGPAEVAAYQSALEAHLRKLRLTARRLGSYALLRVGEPMVPALLRQGVLEER